DNA sequence from the Prochlorothrix hollandica PCC 9006 = CALU 1027 genome:
CACCTCCGTCAGCGGAACCCCCCCCCATACCACCACCTGCCCCAACGTATGGCCCGATAGGGGATAAAACCGCACCGCATCCTCCTCCCCCTTGAGCCGTGGCCGCAAGCGCCTTTGTAGCTCCTCATACTTCTTCACCGTCAGCAAACACTCAAACACACTGTATTGTACCCGCCGACCATACCCCTCCAGCAAATCCGACACCGCCTTGCGGCGCTTATCACTGGGAATATCATAGGTCACCACATAGAGCAGCATCGGCTCCCCCTAACGAA
Encoded proteins:
- the cas2 gene encoding CRISPR-associated endonuclease Cas2 translates to MLLYVVTYDIPSDKRRKAVSDLLEGYGRRVQYSVFECLLTVKKYEELQRRLRPRLKGEEDAVRFYPLSGHTLGQVVVWGGVPLTEVPGSVII